A genomic window from Salmo salar chromosome ssa23, Ssal_v3.1, whole genome shotgun sequence includes:
- the dnttip2 gene encoding deoxynucleotidyltransferase terminal-interacting protein 2, protein MVATRRGVRVCSPTKTNSDESSGVTATPVSTRRTRRTADKGETATQSEVTSDSQQDVPSKPQSSTGKRKTRASKRETVSANQVDSTHEADVSESESCCSAISDMEAIPDTQPARRGQRGAAGGEQPDTTKEEGVSEVDSCSLSVSRRPNTRRATRSLRKAVLTDSVKKDKDVSEAESCSSVVSESKVPDSQTRVTRRTAVSSSRASSKCHTEDTELSDPESCVSGDQTSTVRRATRSRRARFIEAIPMHLEETTDGSNSPLPRRRSRGLFKGCPCDPQSPQDSESFESGPSMTPRRSTRRLSELKQTGTTVSDSESDLTDVYTPLGSPRLVRGRGTPCSSRTGSNSSSRAAPVTRLTAKALDILVEKALCQSDKVRASEVAEESVVLEDTVDADPDCSMIEEVREENKTLTLEDVVIGQPAAPIQDAAPARERTESVTVSEDAEMPEVTSVQQDSTETTAREDPEKNTSMVDVPVQENIQEKVTICESADTEMAEAVCEPAEDQQRELSTEDAADVDAPVIIEQETMTPADSQVSLKQTVKVAACENVMSPVIVVSEEEEKKTVDINTHTDPPLEVKNQECKAVPSEEAMDVSSTLVAENKTADQDEAPHTTEPIKVTSSLSLKVSVSDADKLEESRDCVIIQKSGVVSLLESSDDEEDDDDNSQHSGEGDERDRQGSEGDEEAVCTEEAAGPSRPQAAAQSSADDGLFVIDTQPGLQSDEHYYVDEKEKCDTEAIEEAQDEEEFVDEEGDDDDEDEQVLFTSRNPQLKELSSRIDPGLKVKELGGLYINFDGSKSKTVSNSLKKLKEQKSQDELMKKSVIGPEFEKRDAVPPYRESKQAAKLKRKEERDKTTGAGWFNMRAPEMTEELKGDLKALKMRGAMDPKRFYKKNDRDGFPKYFQVATVVDSPVDFYHSRVPKKDRKRTMVEELLADAEFRHNNKKKYQQIMTEKAAIGAGKKNRKSNKFRK, encoded by the exons GCCACTCCAGTGTCCACTCGGAGAACCAGGAGGACAGCTGATAAAGGGGAGACTGCAACCCAGTCTGAGGTGACCAGTGACTCCCAGCAAGATGTTCCCTCCAAGCCCCAGAGCTCCACCGGGAAGAGGAAGACCAGGGCATCTAAACGTGAAACTGTCTCTGCTAACCAGGTAGACTCCACCCATGAAGCTGACGTGTCCGAGTCAGAGTCCTGCTGTTCTGCTATATCAGATATGGAGGCTATCCCCGACACACAGCCAGCTCGCAGGGGCCAAAGGGGAGCTGCAGGTGGGGAACAGCCTGACACTACGAAGGAGGAGGGCGTGTCTGAGGTAGACTCTTGTTCATTGTCTGTCTCCAGAAGACCAAACACTCGCAGAGCCACCAGGAGTCTGAGGAAGGCTGTTCTCACGGACTCTGTCAAAAAGGACAAGGATGTTTCAGAGGCAGAGTCCTGCAGCTCTGTGGTGTCTGAGTCCAAGGTGCCTGACTCGCAGACCAGAGTGACCAGGAGGACTGCCGTGTCCAGCAGCCGGGCTTCTTCAAAGTGTCACACCGAGGACACAGAGCTTTCTGATCCTGAGTCCTGTGTCTCTGGTGATCAGACCTCCACGGTGCGCAGAGCTACCAGAAGCAGGAGAGCAAGGTTTATTGAAGCTATCCCCATGCATTTGGAGGAAACCACTGATGGCTCCAACTCTCCTCTACCCCGCAGGAGAAGCAGAGGTTTGTTTAAAGGATGTCCCTGTGACCCCCAGAGTCCCCAGGACTCAGAGAGCTTTGAGTCTGGGCCAAGCATGACTCCCAGGAGGTCTACTCGCAGGCTGTCTGAGCTGAAACAAACAGGCACCACTGTTTCAGACTCTGAGTCTGACCTGACTGATGTGTATACCCCTCTGGGGAGTCCTAGGTTGGTGAGAGGTAGGGGCACTCCCTGCAGTAGTCGCACTGGATCCAACAGCAGTTCCAGGGCAGCACCAGTTACCCGGCTGACAGCCAAGGCCCTGGATATACTAGTTGAGAAAGCCCTATGCCAGTCAGATAAGGTGAGAGCATCTGAGGTTGCTGAAGAAAGCGTAGTGTTGGAGGACACAGTCGACGCTGATCCAGACTGCTCCATGATAGAAGAAGTGCGGGAAGAAAATAAGACTCTAACCCTTGAGGATGTAGTGATCGGTCAACCAGCAGCGCCCATCCAAGATGCAGCACCTGCTCGGGAGCGTACAGAGAGTGTGACAGTCTCTGAGGATGCAGAGATGCCAGAGGTCACTAGTGTACAACAGGATTCAACCGAGACAACCGCCAGGGAAGACCCAGAGAAGAATACCTCTATGGTGGATGTCCCTGTTCAGGAAAACATACAGGAGAAGGTGACCATCTGTGAGAGTGCTGATACAGAGATGGCTGAGGCAGTCTGTGAGCCTGCAGaagaccagcagagggagctgtCCACTGAGGATGCAGCCGATGTGGACGCCCCAGTGATAATTGAACAGGAGACGATGACGCCAGCTGATTCACAAGTCTCTCTTAAGCAAACAGTAAAAGTAGCAGCGTGTGAAAATGTAATGTCCCCTGTTATAGTGGTgtctgaggaagaggagaaaaaGACCGTGGATATAAACACCCACACAGATCCTCCATTGGAGGTAAAGAACCAGGAATGTAAGGCAGTGCCTAGTGAGGAGGCTATGGATGTCAGCAGCACACTAGTAGCTGAGAATAAAACGGCTGACCAAGATGAAGCCCCTCATACCACAGAGCCCATTAAGGTGACCTCCAGCCTGAGCCTGAAGGTCAGTGTGTCTGATGCTGACAAACTGGAGGAGTCCAGAGACTGTGTCATCATACAGAAATCTGGCGTGGTCAGTCTGCTGGAGAGCAGTGACGATGAAGAGGATGACGACGACAACAGTCAGCATTCTGGGGAAGGGGATGAGAGGGATAGACAGGGTTCTGAGGGTGACGAGGAAGCTGTCTGTACAGAGGAGGCGGCGGGCCCATCCAGACCCCAAGCTGCTGCTCAGTCCTCAGCTGATGATGGCCTGTTTGTCATAGACACCCAGCCTGGTCTTCAGTCAGATGAACATTACTATGTGGATGAGAAGGAAAAGTGCGACACGGAGGCCATTGAAGAAGCGCAAGATGAGGAAGAATTTGTTGATGAAGAGGGAGATGATGATGACGAAGATGAACAAGTCCTCTTCACAAGCAGAAATCCACAATT GAAAGAGTTGTCCAGCCGTATTGACCCGGGCCTGAAAGTGAAGGAGCTTGGGGGATTATACATCAATTTCGATGGCAGCAAATCAAAGACAGTCTCTAACTCCCTGAAAAAACTGAAGGAACAGAAGAGCCAAGATGAG TTGATGAAGAAGAGTGTTATTGGCCCAGAGTTTGAGAAGAGAGATGCTGTGCCTCCATACAGGGAGTCCAAACAGGCTGCTAAACTGAAGCGCAAA GAGGAGAGGGACAAGACCACTGGAGCCGGCTGGTTTAACATGAGGGCTCCTGAAATGACAGAGGAATTAAAGGGTGACCTCAAAGCACTGAAAATGCGTGGAGCTATGGACCCCAAGCGGTTTTATAAGAAGAATGATAGAGATGGATTCCCCAAGTACTTCCAG GTTGCTACAGTAGTAGATAGCCCTGTGGACTTCTACCATTCCCGTGTCCCAAAGAAAGACCGGAAGAGAACCATGGTGGAGGAGTTGCTTGCTGATGCAGAGTTCAGACA caacaacaagaAGAAATACCAACAGATCATGACAGAAAAAGCAGCCATTGGTGCTGGCAAGAAGAATAGGAAGAGTAATAAGTTCAGAAAGTAA